The following proteins come from a genomic window of Lachnoclostridium phytofermentans ISDg:
- a CDS encoding helix-turn-helix domain-containing protein has protein sequence MEDKFYTINQVAEILDMHHKTIRNFISNGKLRASKVGKQWRVSDDDLNSFMKNSKDQREGEQVIEFSSNETFSKTVKRKINVSTVLDIEEIDKGQYMRISNTLLAVMNSKDPEMQNSTLNVKYYEKDNKLKVLLWGEVKFMEEMLSVISLLVDRK, from the coding sequence ATGGAAGATAAATTTTATACTATTAATCAAGTTGCAGAAATTCTAGATATGCACCACAAAACAATAAGAAATTTCATATCAAATGGTAAACTTAGAGCAAGTAAAGTCGGAAAGCAGTGGAGAGTATCCGATGATGATTTAAACTCCTTTATGAAAAATAGTAAAGACCAGAGAGAGGGAGAACAAGTTATTGAATTTTCCTCCAATGAGACATTCTCCAAGACTGTAAAGAGAAAAATCAATGTATCAACGGTTTTAGATATTGAGGAAATAGATAAAGGACAATATATGAGGATATCGAATACTCTTCTTGCCGTTATGAATAGCAAAGACCCCGAGATGCAGAATTCAACGTTAAATGTGAAGTATTACGAAAAGGATAATAAATTGAAGGTGTTGCTTTGGGGTGAAGTAAAATTCATGGAAGAGATGCTTAGTGTAATATCTCTACTTGTAGATAGAAAATAA
- a CDS encoding DUF4180 domain-containing protein has protein sequence MDIKTIIRNNIAIALVNSEDQLITDVQSALDLIMTVNYETGSNRIILNKSTITEDFFKLSTCLAGEILQKFINYDVKVAITGDFSIYTSKPLKDLMYESNHGKDLFFVSTEDEAIERLTSV, from the coding sequence ATGGATATTAAAACAATAATAAGAAATAACATAGCAATAGCATTGGTTAACAGTGAGGATCAACTAATAACTGATGTTCAGTCTGCTCTTGATTTGATAATGACTGTAAATTATGAAACAGGTAGTAATCGGATAATTCTAAATAAATCAACCATAACAGAAGATTTTTTTAAACTAAGCACTTGTCTTGCAGGAGAAATACTTCAAAAGTTTATTAATTATGATGTGAAAGTGGCTATTACCGGAGACTTCTCCATCTATACAAGCAAGCCATTAAAAGATCTCATGTATGAAAGTAATCATGGAAAGGATTTATTTTTTGTTTCCACAGAGGATGAGGCAATTGAGAGATTAACATCTGTTTAA
- the hemL gene encoding glutamate-1-semialdehyde 2,1-aminomutase, with product MTKSEQLFERAVKHLPGGVNSPVRAFLSVGGSPRFIESADGAYIYDVDGNKYIDYINSWGPMILGHNHEVIRTAVIEAAQKGLSYGAATEAEVEMAELLCEIVPCFEMVRMVNSGTEAVMSAIRAARGYTKRNKIIKFEGCYHGHSDGLLVKAGSGVMVAGIPDSMGVPSNCVKDTLQAKYNNLDSVIELFKQNKDEIAAIIVEPVAANMGVVLPEEGFLEGLRELCTKHGALLIFDEVITGFRLSLSGAQGYYNIIPDLATFGKIIGGGMPVGCYGGRREIMEMVAPVGPVYQAGTLSGNPVAMAAGMAQLKYLKEHPEVYTKINELGEYFRNKVNELFDKYNIKYQVSGVGSLACIFFADSRVTDYETAKLADTKEFARYFRFMLEHGIYIAPAQFEAMFFSNAHTYQDIEDTLLVIEQYLKIQ from the coding sequence ATGACAAAATCAGAACAACTATTTGAACGAGCAGTAAAACATCTTCCAGGTGGAGTAAACAGTCCGGTACGAGCATTTTTATCAGTAGGCGGTAGTCCGCGTTTTATTGAGTCAGCAGATGGGGCTTATATCTATGATGTAGATGGAAATAAATATATTGATTATATAAATTCATGGGGGCCGATGATTTTAGGTCATAATCATGAAGTGATTCGTACAGCAGTAATAGAAGCTGCACAAAAAGGGTTAAGTTATGGCGCGGCTACAGAGGCTGAAGTTGAAATGGCAGAACTATTATGTGAAATTGTTCCATGCTTTGAAATGGTACGAATGGTAAACTCTGGAACGGAAGCCGTAATGAGTGCCATTCGAGCTGCAAGAGGATATACAAAAAGAAATAAAATTATTAAATTCGAAGGTTGCTATCATGGTCATAGTGATGGATTATTAGTAAAAGCAGGATCCGGGGTTATGGTCGCGGGTATTCCAGATAGTATGGGAGTTCCAAGTAATTGTGTAAAAGACACATTACAAGCAAAATATAATAATTTAGATAGTGTTATAGAATTATTTAAACAGAATAAGGATGAAATTGCTGCTATTATTGTAGAACCAGTGGCTGCTAATATGGGAGTTGTATTACCCGAAGAGGGATTTTTGGAAGGCCTTAGAGAGTTGTGTACGAAACATGGAGCACTTCTAATTTTTGACGAAGTAATTACAGGTTTTCGTCTTTCTTTAAGTGGAGCACAAGGTTATTATAATATAATACCAGACTTAGCTACCTTTGGGAAAATTATAGGCGGTGGTATGCCAGTGGGTTGCTATGGTGGACGACGTGAAATTATGGAAATGGTTGCTCCAGTTGGTCCGGTATATCAAGCAGGAACCTTAAGTGGAAATCCAGTAGCTATGGCAGCAGGCATGGCTCAGCTTAAGTACTTAAAGGAACATCCAGAGGTATATACGAAGATTAATGAACTAGGGGAGTATTTTAGAAATAAAGTAAATGAATTATTTGATAAGTATAATATAAAGTATCAAGTGTCTGGGGTAGGTTCATTAGCATGTATTTTCTTTGCTGATTCAAGGGTTACGGATTACGAAACAGCAAAGCTTGCTGATACAAAGGAATTTGCTAGATATTTTAGATTTATGTTAGAACATGGAATCTATATAGCACCTGCTCAATTTGAGGCAATGTTCTTTTCTAATGCTCACACTTATCAGGATATTGAGGATACTCTTCTTGTTATTGAGCAGTATTTAAAGATTCAATAA